The Shewanella sp. NFH-SH190041 genome has a window encoding:
- a CDS encoding Mov34/MPN/PAD-1 family protein, whose amino-acid sequence MAQKSLKSSSQTAPIEFTSLSFTGLSVQFSENAIAELYKYKQTGNKTEAGGFLFGKICTGVVTVLSASSPSRADKRSRFGFSWNKREANKTIQKHFKNGLHYLGDWHTHPCGNPTPSWDDTQAIRSTFLDSEHQLNYFIMLILGTTGIEQSYVALTDGKKEYRFNAK is encoded by the coding sequence ATGGCTCAAAAATCCTTAAAGTCGTCTAGTCAGACTGCGCCGATTGAGTTCACCTCCCTATCTTTTACGGGTCTATCGGTGCAATTTTCGGAAAACGCCATTGCTGAACTGTATAAGTACAAGCAAACTGGGAATAAAACTGAGGCAGGTGGCTTTCTTTTTGGGAAAATATGCACAGGAGTGGTGACGGTCTTATCGGCTTCCTCCCCTAGCAGAGCTGACAAGAGATCTCGCTTTGGCTTTTCCTGGAATAAGCGGGAAGCCAATAAGACAATACAAAAGCACTTCAAAAACGGGCTTCACTACCTTGGTGATTGGCATACTCACCCTTGTGGTAACCCAACACCTTCTTGGGATGATACCCAAGCGATTCGAAGCACCTTTCTAGACTCTGAGCATCAGCTTAATTACTTCATCATGCTTATTCTTGGAACCACGGGGATCGAACAAAGCTATGTCGCTTTAACAGACGGTAAAAAGGAATATCGATTTAATGCAAAGTGA